ACATCTTCAACCGCCGTCGCCAATGCCAACGAGGACTCTGTTGAGTTCAAGGGCAATCTGCCGGTTGGAACGACGTTCTTCAACCCGCCCGATGGCGTGGTGTCAGCTCTTGCCTCCAATACGCCGTTCTTCTGGCGCATCGATGAAGTCGGCACGGGTGGTGTTCGTACCGGGACGGTATGGACGTTTACCACGGGCCCCGGCAAGGCAATTAATCCTACTCCTGCCAATGGTGGCAGTGGTTCGGCCCTCACGGCGGCCGTGAGCTGGACCGCAGGGGCCGGCGCGACCAGCCACGACGTGTACTTCGGCACCAGCCTTGGTGATGTCACCACCGCCACGCCGCTGACGCCCAGCATCTACCGCGGCAGCCAGGCAGGCACAACGTTCGACCCACCGGGTGATCTGGTTGCGAACACTGCCTACTTCTGGCGTATTGACGAAAAGGTCGGCACGAACATCACGCACGGTGACGTCTGGATGTTCACCACCATCCTGGGGAAGGCGACCAATCCCGCTCCGGCCAACATGGCCACGGGGGTGGAAGTCGATGAGATTCTCGAGTGGACGGCCGGCATCGGCGCCGACATGCACGATGTATATTTCGGAACGAGTCTCTCGGCCGTGACAAACGCTACGACCGCGAGCGCGGAGTACCGAGGCCAGCAGTCGGGCACCTTGTTTGATCCTGCCTCGGTGATGGCGATCACGGCGAATACGCTGTACTACTGGCGGATCGACACGGTCGCATCCGGCGGAGCGCCCGTCACCAAGGGCGACACATGGCGGTACACGACCCTGGCGCCGCCCGGCCTCATCAGCGGTCCGAGTCCGCTGAACGGCGCCACGATGGTGAGCACGAGCACGTCGCTGACGTGGGCGAGCGCTGACCGCGCCGAAGAGTATGACGTCTATTTCGTATCGCAGGCAGCCAACGGGGCCTTGCCGCCCGGCGACCAGATCGCCGTCGCAACGACGACAAGCCTGACGTACCAGGGCAGGCAGACCAATCGGGTATTCAACCCTGGTATGTTGACACCGAACACGACGTATCTCTGGAGAGTCGATGCCGTGAATGGATCCGGCACGACGGCGGGCGGTGTGTTCACGTTTACCACGGCGCCGTAACTCGCCGAAGATCGAATTGTGCACTTTCAGGGGAGGCCTCCGCTAACGACGGGGGCCTTTCCTTTTTTTATGCGCGCATCTGGATTACACGGGTGGAGACTGATCGGCGGGAATCAGGACTCGTCGGCATCCGATTCGGCGGAGTCGTCGTCGCCTTCGACGATCGACAATCGCGGCGCGGCATCGGCTGGTTCAATGTCCGCTGAAGCCTCATCATGGACCGGTCGCGGCTTGAGCGTGGTCGCCGATGCGCCGCCGGAAAGCGCCTCAACCTGCGGCAGGTCCTCCAGCGACGCGAGTCCGAACACCTCAAGAAATCGCTTGGTCGTTCCGTAGAGCATCGGTCGGCCCAGGTCTTCCGCCCTGCCGACGATCTTGACGAGATTCATCTCGCGCAGGCGATTGAGCATCTCCCCAGCCGCCACGCCGCGAACCGCCTCGACGTCCGCCCGGGTGCAGGGCTGCTTGTAGGCCACGACGGCCAGCGACTCCAAGGCCGCACCGGAGAGCTTGGTCTCCTGCCGGGCGCGCAGCAGCTTGGTCAGCCAAGTGTTGTAGGCGGGCAGGGTGAGCATCTGAAACCCACCGGCGATCTCGGAAATGCGGAACGACATCCCGCGATCGGCGTATTCATCGTTGAGCGAGACGACGTGGTCGCGGACGTCCCGGGCGTTGCCCACACCCAGAATCGAGGTCACCTTTGTCGCGGGGATGGGAGAATCAGAGGCAAAGAGAATCGCCTCGACGACGCGGCGCGGCTCGATCTGCACCGCCTCGTCCGACTGCGACTCCATCGAGTCCGTGCCGTCCGCCATTGCCGGATCGCCCGGTTCGTCAGGATTGCGGGTTTGCTCGTCCATATCGGTAATCGTCGTGGAACCACCATCCATGGCTCGGTGCTCCTGTGGTGTAAGTGCCGGGTACAGATTCTAGCGGATTTTCCCGCTGCGCCGCAATCGGACCCCATCATCAGTTTTGAGAATCCTTCACACGGACGATACTATACAGGCCTCGTGCTTTCTGGGCATGGGCAGTCAATCATTCCGGCGTCGGTGCGACAAACCGCCCGAGTGCCGGTTGGATGTTCTCCTCACAGGGAAGTGACGAACATGAGTGGTGACGCGCGATGCATCGGTGTGTTCGATTCGGGAATCGGCGGGCTTACAGTCGTCCGGGAGCTGCGACGCCGGCTCCCCAATGAGCGGATCGTCTATTTCGGCGATACGGCGCGGGTGCCCTACGGCATCAAGAGCAATCAGACGATTACCCGATTCTCGCACGAAATCTGCGATTTTCTTCGCAGGTTCGACCCGAAGATGATCGTCGTCGCATGTAACACCGCCAGTGCCGTGGCCCTGAAGGACTTGGAAGCCGCGCTGCCCATTCCGGTCATCGGCGTAGTTGAGCCCGGCGCGAAGCAGGCGGTCTTTCTCGCGCGGGGGCACTCGATCGCCGTGATCGCCACGGAGGCGACCATCGCGTCAGACGCCTATCGCAAGGCCATGGAAAAGTACAATTCCGGGTCGCTCGTCCTGCAGAGGGCCTGCCCGCTTTTCGTCCCGATTGTCGAGGAAGGCCGGCGTCCGGAGGATCCCATTACTCGGTCAGTCATTGCCGACTATCTGACTCCGCTCATGCATCTCGATCCTGGGGTGATTGTTCTCGGCTGCACGCATTATCCGCTGCTTAAGACCGCGATCGCGGAGTTTGTAGGCCCCAATATCCAGCTCGTCGACAGCGGCGAGCAGTGCGCCGCCGGGGTGGTCGAACGGCTTCGCGCCCGTGAGATGTTGAATGAGGAGCCGGGACCGGGGTCGCTGACTTGCTACGTGAGTGACAATCCGCAAAGATTCAAGGAACTGGGGCAGCGTTTTCTC
This genomic stretch from Planctomycetia bacterium harbors:
- the scpB gene encoding SMC-Scp complex subunit ScpB, whose amino-acid sequence is MDGGSTTITDMDEQTRNPDEPGDPAMADGTDSMESQSDEAVQIEPRRVVEAILFASDSPIPATKVTSILGVGNARDVRDHVVSLNDEYADRGMSFRISEIAGGFQMLTLPAYNTWLTKLLRARQETKLSGAALESLAVVAYKQPCTRADVEAVRGVAAGEMLNRLREMNLVKIVGRAEDLGRPMLYGTTKRFLEVFGLASLEDLPQVEALSGGASATTLKPRPVHDEASADIEPADAAPRLSIVEGDDDSAESDADES
- a CDS encoding glutamate racemase, giving the protein MSGDARCIGVFDSGIGGLTVVRELRRRLPNERIVYFGDTARVPYGIKSNQTITRFSHEICDFLRRFDPKMIVVACNTASAVALKDLEAALPIPVIGVVEPGAKQAVFLARGHSIAVIATEATIASDAYRKAMEKYNSGSLVLQRACPLFVPIVEEGRRPEDPITRSVIADYLTPLMHLDPGVIVLGCTHYPLLKTAIAEFVGPNIQLVDSGEQCAAGVVERLRAREMLNEEPGPGSLTCYVSDNPQRFKELGQRFLDHPVVDVTWISNEQFLSHAYEPAPSHA